The Engraulis encrasicolus isolate BLACKSEA-1 chromosome 22, IST_EnEncr_1.0, whole genome shotgun sequence genome includes a region encoding these proteins:
- the LOC134439253 gene encoding NLR family CARD domain-containing protein 3-like produces MSGAIKDHKALLKEKFQCLTEGISKQGNPTLLNEIYTEVYITEGGSGEVNDEHEVRQIEAASKRSDAYDKPIKCNDIFKPLPGQEKDIRTVLTKGVAGIGKSVSVQKFILDWAEGTFNQDVHYIFPLPFRELNLVKEEHLSLVGLIKRFCGDIHDLSIFTGDNCKVLFIFDGLDECRIPLNFNSTSKCCDVTEATTVSALLTNLIKGNLLPSALLWITSRPAAANQIPPECVDQVTEVRGFNDPQKEEYFRKRVSDEDLASRTIGHLKSSRSLFIMCHIPVFCWIAATVLEIMLGERNTGEIPKTLTQMYTRFLMIQTQIKQKYTERKETDEGMIFKLGKLAFQQLQKGNLIFYEEDLRECGIDITEASVYSGVCTQIFKEEAGLYQGKVFCFVHLSIQEHLAALYVHLTLIIHKENVLNPATVRPVTSGSKPAHIRMFYELHKRAVDLALLTENGQLDLFLRFLCGLSLESNQNLLRSMLPQATTQSQRTIAIVQYIKEKIRENPWLDNTINLFHCLNELNDKSLMEEIQNYLKTSGGLKGAKLSSAHWSAVVFVLLTSDQQLDEFDLSKYGRSEECLQRLMPVVKASISAT; encoded by the coding sequence ATGTCTGGGGCAATAAAGGACCATAAAGCCCTTCTGAAGGAGAAGTTTCAGTGTTTGACTGAGGGAATCTCCAAGCAGGGAAACCCCACACTCCTCAATGAGATCTACACAGaggtctacatcacagaggggggcagtggagaaGTCAATGAtgaacatgaggtcagacagattgAGGCAGCATCCAAGAGATCAGATGCATATGACAAACCAATCAAATGCAATGATATTTTCAAACCTTTACCTGGACAAGAAAAGGACATTAGAACTGTGCTgacaaagggagtggctggcattggcaagtctgtctctgtgcagaagttcattctggactgggctgaaggaacGTTCAATCAGGATGTCCACTACATATTTCCTCTTCCCTTCCGTGAGCTTAACTTAGTGAAGGAGGAACATCTCAGTTTAGTGGGTCTAATTAAACGATTCTGTGGTGACATCCATGATTTGAGCATTTTCACTGGTGACAACTGCAAAGTTCTGTTCATCTtcgatggtctggatgagtgtcgGATTCCTCTGAATTTCAACTCCACCTCAAAGTGTTGTGATGTAACAGAAGCAAccacagtgtctgctttgctgacaaacctcatcaaggggaatctgctgccctctgctctcctgtggatcacctccagaccagcagcagccaatcagatcccTCCTGAGTGTGTGGACCAGGTGACAGAGGTACGGGGGTTCAATGACCCCcagaaggaggagtacttcaggaagagagTCAGTGATGAGGACCTGGCTAGCAGAACCATTGGccacctgaagtcatccaggagcctcttcatcatgtgccacattcctgtcttctgctggattgcagCCACTGTGCTAGAGATAATGTTGGGAGAAAGAAACACAGGAGAGATCCCCAAGACTCTGACTCAAATGTACACACGCTTCCTGATGATTCAGACACAGATCAAGCAGAAGTACACCGAAAGAAAAGAGACGGATGAAGGGATGATTTTCAAGCTGGGGAAACTTGcttttcagcagctgcagaagggcaatctgatcttctatgaggagGACCTGAGAGAGTGCGGCATTGACATCACAGAGGCAtcagtgtactcaggagtgtgtaccCAGATCTTCAAAGAGGAGGCTGGGCTGTACCAGGGGAAGGTGttctgctttgtgcatctcagcaTTCAGGAGCATCTTGCTGCATTATATGTGCACCTCACTCTCATCATCCACAAGGAAAATGTTCTCAACCCAGCCACCGTAAGGCCCGTCACCTCAGGATCTAAGCCTGCTCATATCCGCATGTTCTATGAGCTGCACAAGAGAGCAGTTGATTTAGCCTTACTGACCGAAAATGGACAGCTGGACCTTTTCCTCCGGTTCCTTTGTGGCCTCTCATTGGAGTCCAATCAGAATCTCTTGAGGTCTATGCTGCCACAGGCAACCACACAATCACAGCGGACAATTGCAATTGTCCAGTACATCAAGGAGAAGATCAGGGAGAATCCCTGGTTAGATAATACTATAAATCTGTTCCACTGTCTGAATGAGCTGAATGACAAATCCCTAATGGAGGAAATCCAGAACTACCTGAAGACATCAGGAGGTCTAAAGGGAGCGAAACTCTCCTCTGCACACTGGTCAGCTGTGGTGTTTGTGCTGCTAACCTCAGATCAGCAGCTGGATGAATTTGACCTGAGTAAATATGGCAGATCAGAGGAATGTCTGCAGAGGCTGATGCCTGTGGTCAAGGCCTCAATATCAGCAACCTAA